The following are from one region of the Acidobacteriota bacterium genome:
- a CDS encoding lipopolysaccharide biosynthesis protein translates to MIENRDLSMDDYLAMARRRLKIILIPALLAPLAGYLVSFAFPPKYVSQSVVLVEAQKVPGAYVQPVITSDFMQRLTTMQTQILAGNRLRPMVERLGLAKPGEEQAVIKEIRETMQVSLLTADISGTTGPTSGSTKKTKSAKPNANATPVPGFTVSYTSNSPRRAQEICNELTGMLVQENLLTRTQTAQGTTDFLSRQVDEAKRALDDQDAKLAEFKRKNMGQLPGDAENNVRILMSMNSQLDASTQALGRAQQDKAYTESLLAQQLAAWKSSQSSNNPQTMEQQLNLLQTQLMQLQARYTDDHPDVIKTKADIAEVKKKLAEVNNAANTVADTTQKATASEPPEIRQLRNQVHQYENVIAQASGEQKRMQSQIQVYQNRSALSPGIEEQYKLLTRDYDNASTLYRDLLTKKSSSELAANMESQQQGEQMSVLNPAGLPSDPSFPNRLYFAGGGLGAGLALGMAIAVWLEVRDRSIRTEKDAAAAMDLPLLVSVPWVNDEEPESNNGHDKRNFWGRSNGASPAREKIEV, encoded by the coding sequence ATGATTGAGAATCGCGATTTATCCATGGACGATTATCTGGCGATGGCACGGCGTCGCCTGAAGATCATTTTGATTCCGGCGCTGCTGGCCCCACTGGCTGGCTACCTGGTGTCCTTCGCATTTCCACCGAAATATGTCTCGCAGTCTGTGGTGCTGGTAGAAGCTCAGAAGGTTCCCGGCGCGTACGTGCAGCCCGTCATTACGTCCGACTTCATGCAGCGCCTGACGACCATGCAAACGCAGATACTGGCGGGAAACCGCTTGCGTCCGATGGTGGAGCGTCTCGGCCTGGCGAAGCCGGGTGAGGAACAGGCGGTGATCAAGGAAATCCGCGAGACCATGCAGGTATCGCTGCTCACGGCCGATATTTCTGGTACAACCGGCCCAACCTCCGGGTCAACCAAGAAAACCAAATCCGCGAAGCCAAATGCCAATGCGACGCCCGTGCCCGGTTTCACCGTCAGCTATACGTCAAACAGTCCCCGCCGAGCCCAGGAGATCTGTAACGAGCTGACGGGAATGCTGGTGCAGGAAAACCTGCTGACACGAACGCAGACAGCTCAGGGCACCACCGACTTTCTGAGCCGCCAGGTCGACGAAGCCAAGCGCGCGTTGGATGATCAGGACGCCAAGCTAGCTGAGTTCAAAAGAAAGAACATGGGCCAGCTGCCCGGGGATGCCGAAAATAATGTGCGCATCCTCATGTCCATGAATTCGCAGCTCGACGCCAGCACCCAGGCCCTGGGTCGCGCCCAGCAAGACAAGGCGTATACCGAGAGTTTGCTCGCGCAACAATTAGCGGCGTGGAAGAGCTCGCAGTCGAGCAACAACCCGCAGACGATGGAACAGCAGTTGAACCTGCTGCAGACGCAGCTGATGCAATTGCAGGCACGCTACACCGACGATCATCCAGACGTCATCAAGACCAAGGCGGATATCGCCGAAGTAAAGAAGAAATTGGCCGAGGTCAACAACGCAGCCAATACGGTCGCGGATACCACCCAGAAGGCAACTGCCTCGGAGCCGCCGGAGATCCGGCAACTCCGTAACCAGGTTCACCAGTACGAAAACGTGATCGCGCAGGCGTCGGGTGAACAAAAGCGCATGCAAAGCCAGATCCAGGTTTATCAGAACCGCAGCGCGCTGAGCCCTGGGATCGAAGAGCAGTACAAGTTGCTGACCCGTGACTACGACAACGCTTCGACCCTGTACCGCGATTTGCTTACCAAGAAGAGTTCGTCGGAGTTGGCTGCCAACATGGAAAGCCAGCAGCAAGGCGAGCAGATGAGCGTCCTGAATCCCGCCGGACTGCCGTCTGATCCGAGTTTCCCGAATCGTCTGTACTTTGCGGGCGGCGGATTGGGCGCAGGTCTCGCGCTCGGAATGGCGATCGCTGTCTGGCTGGAAGTTCGAGACCGGTCGATCCGGACTGAAAAGGATGCGGCGGCTGCCATGGATCTTCCTCTCCTCGTGTCCGTGCCGTGGGTAAACGATGAGGAGCCCGAATCCAACAACGGTCATGACAAGCGAAACTTCTGGGGACGCAGTAACGGCGCATCACCCGCTCGGGAGAAGATCGAGGTCTAA